In the Bacteroidota bacterium genome, one interval contains:
- a CDS encoding MarR family transcriptional regulator, with product MGDVLKIRLKMTKFESPVQEAVLALMVTASQLRSNMDRVLAEVGLTGEQFNILRILRGAGADGHPSGEISCRMIDRSPDVTRRIDALEAEGLVERERSKQDRRVVRVRITFKGEEVLDTIMPRLHEFEASISSQLNTNELSILAGLCEKIISVELDSANES from the coding sequence ATGGGAGACGTTCTCAAGATTCGCCTCAAGATGACCAAGTTCGAGTCCCCGGTGCAGGAGGCCGTACTGGCGCTCATGGTCACAGCGAGCCAACTGCGTTCGAACATGGACCGCGTGCTCGCTGAAGTCGGGCTGACGGGCGAGCAGTTCAATATTCTCCGCATTCTTCGCGGCGCTGGCGCCGATGGACATCCTTCGGGCGAGATCAGTTGCCGCATGATCGATCGTTCACCGGATGTGACTCGCCGCATCGATGCGCTCGAGGCCGAGGGGCTTGTCGAGCGGGAGCGCTCCAAGCAGGACCGACGGGTAGTTCGCGTTCGCATCACCTTCAAAGGCGAGGAAGTGCTCGATACAATTATGCCCAGGCTGCATGAGTTTGAGGCAAGCATTTCTTCCCAACTCAATACTAACGAGTTGAGTATACTCGCCGGCTTGTGTGAGAAAATAATCTCGGTCGAATTGGATTCTGCAAATGAATCATAA
- the tnpA gene encoding IS200/IS605 family transposase, with protein sequence MANTYAQLYIHLVFAVKNRQCLIPREHKDELQKYITGIVKNKKHKLIAIENEPDHIHVLVGLKPDQSISDLVKDIKTGSSLWLNEQPWMPKHFNWQDGFGAFSYSRSQLDHVIAYIRNQGAHHKKQNFREEYIAILKAFGIEFDERYLFDFLEGA encoded by the coding sequence ATGGCGAACACCTACGCCCAACTCTACATCCATCTTGTCTTTGCCGTGAAGAACCGGCAATGCTTGATCCCGCGAGAGCACAAGGACGAATTGCAGAAATACATCACCGGTATCGTCAAGAACAAAAAGCACAAACTCATTGCGATCGAAAACGAACCGGACCATATTCACGTCCTCGTCGGTCTGAAACCGGACCAATCGATTTCCGATCTCGTTAAGGACATCAAGACCGGCTCTTCGCTGTGGTTGAACGAGCAACCATGGATGCCCAAGCACTTCAATTGGCAGGACGGATTCGGCGCGTTCTCGTATTCTCGGTCGCAACTCGATCACGTCATTGCGTACATTCGGAATCAGGGGGCGCATCATAAGAAGCAGAACTTCCGCGAGGAATACATTGCGATCTTGAAAGCGTTTGGGATTGAGTTCGACGAACGATACCTGTTCGACTTTTTGGAGGGTGCATAA
- a CDS encoding phosphatase PAP2 family protein codes for MTLSQSCVAADRIMLGFACILAILAMFFGGDAGLPERIAPIVVALAALLLPILGRRSKRLPGQLLYLLYVLPSLYLIYPIAIALGHHLHAHDFDSTLISVDRFLFGGIDPTRWIYQHLSLAPLTVEVLQVCYYAHYLYPLALGTEFILGKREAELEHFRLIMVYGSIVSFVGNMLVPAIGPRFTLHEFANLSKELPGVWLTDSLRGMLNTAEGIKATMTSSVAALTVFRDAFPSGHVMLTLLNLWTAFHYRARVRWFLLPLGSGLIVSTILLRYHYVTDVIAAGLLAALTIWTAPMLARLVGRTNHLRVRRANQIAAT; via the coding sequence ATGACACTTTCGCAATCATGTGTTGCGGCAGACCGGATCATGCTGGGATTCGCATGTATCCTGGCCATACTCGCCATGTTCTTTGGTGGCGATGCAGGTCTGCCGGAACGAATAGCACCTATCGTTGTCGCGCTCGCCGCCCTGCTTCTGCCGATATTGGGCAGACGTTCGAAGCGGCTCCCCGGTCAGCTGCTCTATCTTCTATATGTCCTACCATCACTTTATCTCATCTATCCGATTGCGATCGCGCTTGGCCACCATCTCCACGCTCACGACTTCGACAGCACGCTCATCTCGGTCGATCGATTCTTATTCGGTGGCATCGATCCAACCCGCTGGATATATCAACATCTGTCGCTTGCCCCACTGACAGTCGAAGTACTTCAGGTTTGTTATTACGCACATTACCTCTACCCGCTCGCTCTCGGAACGGAGTTTATTCTTGGCAAGAGGGAGGCCGAACTCGAGCACTTCCGTTTGATCATGGTCTATGGTTCGATTGTTTCGTTCGTCGGTAATATGCTCGTCCCCGCAATCGGCCCGCGATTCACATTGCACGAGTTTGCGAATCTCTCGAAAGAGCTCCCCGGCGTGTGGCTGACGGATTCACTGCGCGGCATGCTGAACACTGCGGAAGGAATCAAGGCAACGATGACGAGCAGCGTTGCCGCCCTGACGGTATTTCGCGACGCATTCCCAAGCGGACATGTGATGCTTACACTGCTCAACCTTTGGACAGCATTTCACTATCGGGCACGCGTCCGCTGGTTCCTTCTGCCACTCGGGTCCGGACTCATCGTCTCGACGATTTTGCTACGCTATCATTACGTGACGGACGTCATTGCAGCGGGGCTGTTGGCGGCGCTCACAATCTGGACGGCGCCTATGCTGGCAAGACTCGTGGGACGGACGAATCACCTGAGAGTGAGGCGCGCAAATCAGATTGCAGCAACGTAA